The Corynebacterium auriscanis genome includes the window TCGGGGTCAGCCCATCTAGCACCACCCGTGGAGTGTCGTTGATCAGGTCTTCATATTCCTGGAGTTGCTCATGGGTCACCGTGGCAAGATCGGTGCCTTTCGGAATGAATCGGCGTAGCTCGGCATTAATATTCTCGTTACTCGGCCGCTGCCATGGGGAGTGCGGATCGCAGAAGTAGAGCTTCAACCCCTCAAAATGTTCGGCCAGCTGACCACTGGCAGCCATTTCCGCGCCCTGATCCCAGGTCAGGGTCTGGACGCGACGGTCTGGGGCGATAGCCATCTGGTTGATCTGCCCGAGCATGTCTTTCAACGCGGTGACCACGGTCTGGGACGTGTGATCGGTGGTTAACAACCTGGCCATGAACAACCGGCTATGCCGTTCTATCAAGGTGATGATCGCGTGCTTTCCACCCTGAGCGCCTCACACGAGATCACCTTCCCAATGCCCTGGCACCGCCCGGTCAGCAGCGTGTGGTGGGCGGGTGGAATATTGTCGCGCCATGAACCCATGGTTTCGCCCCGCGCCCGCGAGTCGGTAGCTTCGAGCGGGGTCGTCGTCCTGTGCGACCTGATCGAAAGGGCGTAGTCGACGGTTAACTCATGGCGTAGCCCACCAGCTGCTTGGACGTAGAGGGCTTGGTACATCGTTTCGTGTGACAAGGTCAACTCCTGATGAATGCCGGATAAACGTTTCAGCCTAGCTACAATACGTTTCGGTGAGACCTGCCGGTTCAAGCAGTCGAATGACGATACGTCGTAACGTGGTATGAGCATCAAGTTTTCGCGGTTTCGGGCGTTTGGCTGCATCGATGCTGCGTTGCTGGGCTATCAGTGGGTGATACACCCCGTCGATACTGTTGCGGGTTACCTCGCGGCTGATCACGCTGGGATGCCTGCCGAGTTGTCGGGCGGTGCGGCGGATGGAATAACTCTGATCTAGGCAAAACTTGATGTAGACCCGGTCGAACGCGGTTAAGCGCATACCCCGGCCGACTTTGACTGTCGCTGGCTGATAATTCACCACCACGGGGTCTACTGACAACACAATGGGTTGATCACGGTTACTTGTCGACGATACCGACGGGCGGGACACAGGCATGACAGAATTATGTACCCACCGGTACACGGTAACTGGGTGGACACCAGTTCTGGCGGCAATATCGTGATCACTTCGCCCAGCACATGCTAAGAACATGACCATCATCTGCGTGGCTGTCTTGTGGGTGGCAAGACCACCACCACGTCCCCGCGCAAGGCGCGCACCTTGGCTTGTGATGTAGTCCCGCAACGCACGGTCGGTACAGCCAGTGGCTTGGGCTGCGTGCAGTGCGCTGTAGCGGTGGTTCGCGATCAGGTCGAAAGCAGCAACAACAGCAGGATCGGGAGTGTAGGACATCATCAACACCTCATGAACAAATCAGGGTGTTGCATTCACCACTAGACCCCACCACGCGTTTTTGTTCGACTTCTGCTGCACATTTTGCATGCTGTGGGGCAGCGTGTCCGGTGGCGGGCACTTCGCTCCGCGTGGTTCGTTCTCGGGGTGCGTGGGGCCAGCGTGTCCGGTGGCGGGCACTTCGCTCCGCGGTGTTTGTTCCCGGGGTGCGGGGGCCAGCTTGATTTTCCAGCTCGTCGCAGCGAGCCATACCGTTACTCACGACCCCAAAAAAATTTTGCGCGGGAAACCGAAATTCGGCCCGCCCCTCGCAGTTGCGTGCCACGATGATGATTATGACGAATTCCGGTGCCAATTCTCACAAACAGTTCCCCGAATCCGCCGATACTCCATCTGTGCCCCGTTACGCGCAAGCTCCCCGAGCGCAAACGCTTCCGCAATATGATCTTTTCACACGGGCCATGGCCGTCGGAAGCAGGGCGATGACCGCGCTCCCTGCGCCTCTTTTGAAACTAGCTGGGACACGCACGAACCGCGATGGCAATGTCTTAGACTCTGACATCGCCCTCACCCTCAAAGTCCTCGGAATCATTCACAGCAAACAATATTGGGAGGTGACCATTGATGAAGCTCGTCAAATGATCGATGACGAAGCTTTCATGGGAGCAGGAAATACGCTTCCCGTAGGAAGCGTGACGGAGCACGACGTGCGGGGAGTGCGCGTTCGCCACTACCGACCCCAGGGGGCGGAATCCCCTGATCGAGCTCAAGCGACCGTTGTTTACTTCCACGGCGGCGGGTGGACCCTCGGCTCGCTGGATTCCCATGATTCGACCTGCCGCTGGATCTGCAACCGGGCAGAAGTAGCGGTACTGTCCGTGGATTATCGCCTCGCACCCGAGCACCGTTTCCCCGCGGGGTTTGACGATGCTTATGCGGTCGTGGATGCTGCCATGTCCACAGGGGAAATCGCTGGCGTGGATTCGCAAAGGATCGCGGTGGCGGGGGATTCCGCCGGCGGTAACTTCGCTGCAGCGGTTTGTTTGCGGCGTCGAGATGAAAAGAAACCCCAGCCGGCCCTGCAGGTACTGATCGTGCCTGTGACCAACTTGGCACAACCCCGATCGGAGAGTTACCACGAGTTTTCCGAAGGGCTTTTCCTCACCAGCGAGCAGATGGATTGGTACGAAAAACAGTACCTCGGGCCAGATGGCGATCGCCAGAATCCCTACGTATCCCCACTTTTGGCGGCCGATGTGGCGGGTGTGGCACCGGCAAATGTGGCGGTCGCGGGCTTTGATCCCCTGCGCGATGAGGGCGAAGCCTACGCAAGGAGGCTGGCGGAGCACGGGGTGCCAGTTACACTGCGACGCCACGCGGGCCTCGTTCACCCATTCGCGAACTCGACGGGGATTTGGTCTGGCGCTCGGCGTGCCATGGATGAAGCGGTGGGAGCTATCCGTTTCGCGCTGCAAGTTTAAGCCGGACCAAGGGACAAATGCGCGTGATCGAGGCAGGTGTATAACGCTTTCCGGTCAATCCCGGCTGTGCAGTGGTGTGTTAGCTGACGAGCTGCAGGGGATGTCCGTACTGTCTACTACACTGGTTCACCGTGAGTGAAAATAGTGAAAACCGTGCGTCCGAGGCCACCGCTGTGCGTGGCACCATTGGTCCAGATCGTTCTGGAGCCCTGCCCAAGGCATGGGACCCATCGATCGTAGAGACAACCCTCTACAACGGCTGGGTTGAGGCCGGTTATTTCACGGCGGATACCAGCAGCGATAAGCCCCCTTTCAGCATTGTTCTGCCACCACCAAACGTGACCGGGCAATTGCACATGGGCCACGCTTTGGACCACACCCTGATGGATGCCATGGCCCGCCGCAAACGCATGCAGGGTTATGAGGTTTTGTGGTTGCCTGGTTCTGACCACGCGGGCATCGCTACCCAAACCAAGGTGGAAGCCACACTCAAGGAAACCGAAGGCAAAGATCGCTTCGACTACGGTCGTGAAGAATTCATTGAGCGCGTGTGGAAGTGGAAGTACCAGTACGGCGATGTTATCTCTAGCCAAATGCGCGCTGTTGGTGACTCCGTCGACTGGTCCCGCGAGCGTTTCACTTTGGACGACGGGCTGTCCCGTGCGGTGCAGACCATGTTTAAGGAACTGTACGACAAGGGATTGATTTACCGCGCCAACCGAATGGTGAACTGGTCGCCAGTACTACAAACTGCCATATCCGACATCGAGGTTGTGTACTCCGATGACGAGGGTGAGTTGGTGAGCATTCGCTACGGTTCTTTGGATGACAACGAACCACACGTGGTCGTTGCCACCACCCGTGTGGAAACGATGCTGGGAGATGTGGCTGTGGCCGTGCACCCAGACGACGAGCGGTATGCGGACATGGTTGGCACCAGCCTGCCACACCCATTCTTGCCTGATCGCCAGATGGTAATCGTGGCCGATGATTACGTGGATCCGGAATTCGGTACCGGTGCGGTGAAGATCACGCCTGCACACGACCCGAATGACTTTGCGCTGGGGCAGCGCCACAACCTGCCAATGCCAATCGTTATGAACGAAACCGGCCATATTGCGGATACCGGCACAGAATTCGACGGCATGGATCGTTACGAAGCCCGTGAGAAGATTCGCTTGGCTCTCGAGGAACAGGGCAGGATTGTGGAACGCAAGTTCCCTTACATCCACTCTGTGGGTCACTCCGAGCGCAGCCACGAAGCGATCGAACCTAGGTTGTCCCTGCAATGGTGGGTGAAGGTGGATGAGCTGGCCAAGATGGCTGGCGATGCCATTCGCAGTGGTGACACCGTGATTCACCCTAAGTCTCAAGAGCCCCGTTGGTTTGACTGGGTCGATGACATGCACGATTGGTGCATTAGTCGTCAGCTGTGGTGGGGGCACCGCATCCCGATTTGGTACGGTCCTGATGGTGAAATTGTCTGCTGTGGTCCCGATGATGAGCCCCCCACGGGTGAGGGCTGGACACAGGACGAAGATGTCCTAGACACCTGGTTCAGTTCCGGCCTGTGGCCATTTTCCACCATGGGTTGGCCCGAAAAGACCCCGGAGCTGGAGAAATTCTATCCCACCTCTGTGCTGGTGACCGGGTACGATATCTTGTTCTTCTGGGTAGCGCGCATGATGATGTTCGCAACCTTCGCGGACAGTTTGGGTACTTCCGTATTAGGCGAAACCAATGGCGGTGAAGGCCATGCCACCCGTACCGATGGTGCAGTGGCTAACGCAGACCACGGGGATCGCCCTCAGATCCCTTTCAAGGACGTGTTCTTGCACGGCTTGGTCCGTGACGAAAAGGGCCGCAAAATGTCCAAGTCCTTGGGCAACGGTATCGATCCGATGGATTGGGTGCGGGACTATGGTGCGGATGCTCTGCGCTTCACGCTTGCTCGCGGTGCCAACCCAGGTTCCGACTTGCCCGTTGGCGAGGATTCTGCGCAGTCGTCCCGCAACTTCGCCACCAAGTTGTTCAATGCAACCAAGTTCGCATTGATGAATGGTGCTCAGGTGGGGCAACTACCGGCCCGCGAGGAACTTACCGATGCTGACCGATGGATTCTGGACCGCCTGGAGCAAGTGCGTGCGCTAGTTGATGACGCCCTGGATCGTTACGAATTCTCCTTGGCTAACGAGAACCTATACAAGTTCGCCTGGGGCGAATTGTGCGACTGGTACCTAGAAATCGCCAAGGTACAGATCCCCCGCGATTGGGATGTGGCAACGGCGGATGAGGTTCAACGGGGCATCAATACCCAGTTAGTGCTGGGCCGTGTGCTGGATGCCGTCCTGCGCCTGCTGCACCCTGCGATGCCATTTGTCACGGAGACCCTGTGGAAGAGCTTGACCAATGGCGCCGAGGGTTACCCTGCTTCCCTGGTCATCGCTCCATGGCCTGGCCAGGAACTCACCAATGGCGGTGCAGAGGCCGACCACGTGGCGGCGCGCCGCATCGATGACATGGTGAAGCTAGTGACCGAGCTGCGCCGGTTCCGTTCAGACCAGGGCGTCAAGCCAACTCAAAAGGTGCCAGCACGAATGGACTTTGCCGCAGCAGATTTGGCGGAGCTCGAACCTGCGACCCGCTCGTTAGTGAAGCTGCAGCAGCCAGCTGAGGACTTTAGGGCAACAGCGTCCATCGAGGTGCGCCTATCCCAGGCAACGATCACCGTGGAGCTCGATACCTCGGGCACGGTGGATATCGCCGCTGAGCGCAAGCGCTTAGAGAAGGATCTCGCCGCAGCGCAAAAGGAACTGGACAATGCAGCTAAGAAGTTGAGCAATGAATCGTTCTTGGCCAAGGCGCCAGAAAAGGTAGTAGAGGGTATCCGCGAACGTCAGCGCGTTGCGCAAGACGACTTTGATCGCATCACTGCCCGTTTGGAGGGACTTCCGAAGGCATGACAGATTCGCAACGCGGGCTCCACAACGACTATGAGTCCGACGACCACGAGCCCAATGCCCCCAAGGCCAATGACCTCGACCACCTCGAAGAAGTCAGCATGGGGGACCTTTCACTCGGAGACACCGGGTTAACACTTCCCATCGATGCAGGCCAGGGGCGATTGGACAGCGGGTTACCCTCCGGTGGCACCACCGCAACCCAAGGTGGTGAGGGTACCGGGTTGCCAGGCCCAACCGGAGCAGATGGCCCGTTGGTGGATGCCGATGGGGAGCAGGTGGTGCCCCCGCGTCCTATCACCACGGAGGACATGAAGGACCTCGCGGAGGTCGAAGCGGAACTGGACCAGCGGTGGCCGGAAACCAAGATCGATCCCACGCTGGAGCGTGTTCAGCTGCTGATGGATTTGCTGGGCAATCCCGAGCGAGCGTTTCCCGTCATCCACGTCGCCGGGACGAACGGTAAAACGTCCACTGTTCGTATGATCGAATCGCTGATGCGTGCGTTCCACCGTCGAACGGGGCGTACTACCAGCCCCCACTTGCAGATCGTTACCGAGCGCATCGCGGTCGACGGCGAACCCATCCACCCTCGTGACTACATAGCCACATGGCGCGAGATTCAGCCATACGTCGAGATGGTGGATGCCAAGAGCCAGGCTAACGGCGGGCCCAAGATGAGCAAGTTCGAAGTGCTCGTCGCGATGGCCTATTCCAGTTTCGCAGATGCCCCGGTGGACGTGGCGGTTGTGGAAACGGGTATGGGCGGCAGGTGGGATGCCACCAATGTGGTCAATGCCGACGTGGCGGTGATCACACCCATCGGGCTGGATCACATGGATTACCTCGGAGACACCATTGAGGAAATCGCTGCCGAAAAGGCGGGTATCATCAAGTCCCGCTGGGATGCTGACGACCTTCTCACCCCACCGGATAATGTCACGGTGATCGCTGAGCAAGACCCCGATGCAATGCGGGTAGTACTGGCAGAAGCCGTTGATAAGGATTCCGCGGTCGCTCGTGCCGGCAGCGAATTCGGTGTCGCTGACGCGCAGATTGCCGTCGGTGGTCAGCAGATCACGCTCAGGGGGCTGGGCGGTATGTATGAAGACATCTTCTTGCCCCTGTCCGGTGAGCATCAAGCGCGCAACGCGGCTGTGGCCCTGGCTGCTGTTGAAGCGTTCTTCGGTGCAGGTAGTGGCCGTCAGCTGGATATCGATACTGTTCGCGAGGGCTTTGCCAAGGTCACCTCACCCGGTCGCCTAGAGCGTGTGCGCTCGGCCCCCAGTGTTTTCATCGATGCCTCACACAACCCCCACGGCGCCAAGGCCTTGGCCGCCGCGGTTGCTCGGGATTTTTCTTTCCGACGCCTCGTTGGTGTCGTCGGCGTGCTTGGCGATAAAGACGCCCGAGGCATCCTTGCAGCTCTAGAACCCGTGCTCGATGAAGTTGTTATCACTCGAACGCAGTCGCCGCGGGCGCTGAATGAAGAAACCCTAGCGGAGTACGCTCGGGATGCTTTCGGGGAAGAACGGGTGCATGTCACCACCAACCTGCCCGGTGCGGTGGAGTTGGCTATCGAGCTGGCCGAAGATGACGGCGATGAAGGCATGGTCAGTGGGGCGGGGGTGCTCATCACCGGCTCGGTGGTGACAGCGGGCGAGGCCCGTACGCTATTCGGCAAGCAACCGTGCTGATCGCCTGCCCCGGTCAGCACAGCGGCTTCGGGTCCAGCGTAACGGGCACGAGGTTTTCGTTACCTCCGCACCCAGGGGGTAGCGTTAATTCCTATGCGACCCTGGGACGTGGGGTCGCGTGGCGTCGGGTGTAAAAAACCACGAGAAATCAAGGAGAAGCAGTGGCAAAAAACCGTGCTCACGATCTGCAGATGGGCCCATTTGGCCCAGGGCATGAGCCGGCGGCGGACCCGCTGAAAGGCCTACGGGGTGTGATGGCGGGTACCCACATTTTGGAGGCTCTCGTTGTCCTACTGGGGCTGACTGTGGTGACCCGGATTCACGACGGGGAATACGCGACAACATTCAACATTGTGTACGTGACCGTCGTGGGCGTGGCGATGATTGTGGCAGCTTTCCTGCAAAAGGCGAAGTTCGCTGACATCTTGAATATCGGGTTGCAGGTTTTTGCGATCGCAGGGTTTGTGGTGCACCCGTCCATTGGTGCGATGGGCCTGCTGTTCGCAGCGGTCTGGTGGTATATCTACCACCTGAAAAAGAATCTCATCGAGCGCATGAAGCGCGGGCTGTTGCCCTCCCAGCACGTGGGACCGGACGGTAAGTTCGATTCGATCAAGCCTGAGTAAGCAGTGCGGAGTACAGCACGGTAGACTTTTGGGCATGACTGAACGTACTTTGATTCTGATCAAGCCAGACGGTGTTAAGAATGGCCACGTAGGCGAGATCATCGCTCGCATCGAGCGCAAGGGCCTGAAGCTGGCTGCTTTGGACCTGCGCGTTACCGACCGGGAGACCGCAGAGAAGCACTACGCGGAGCACTCCGACAAGCCATTTTTCGGTGAGCTCGTGGACTTCATCACCTCCGCCCCGCTGGTTGCGGGCATCGTCGAGGGCGAGCGTGCAATTGAGGCATGGCGCCAGCTCGCGGGTGGCACCGACCCAGTTTCTAAGGCCACGCCGGGCACCATCCGCGGTGACTTCGCCTTGACTGTGGGCGAGAACGTTGTGCACGGTTCCGACTCTCCAGAGTCCGCTGAGCGCGAGATCGGAATCTGGTTCCCTAACCTGTAACCCACCAGCGCTTTATCCCAGCGTTGGCGAATTGACTAACCCGTCACATCCGAGCAACCCCGGAAGTGGCGGGTTTTCCATGCTTATGCGTTGCTGCACTGCTTTGGGCATACAGCAATTTCGGGCTAGCTCACCTGAGGCATTAGTGGCAGCCCCACGCTTTTCTTGAATGCCTCGCGACCCTTTTCGGTGAGCGTTACCCAGTGCACGCGGCCATCGTGGGAGCGGAGTTCCCGGATCAGCACGGCCTGGCCGGAACGTACTAGTTCATCAAGTGCGGCTTGTGTTGCGTTGGCATCCATTCCGTATTGAGCTACGGACTCGATGAGGGCATCGGTTCGAATTTGGTAACCACCGGGGACGATCTGGCTGGCGTAAAGGTACGCGCGCAGCCACTCGGCATCGTTGTGGATGTGAAGGGCGCCGTCACTATCTATGTTTTTCACTAGTGAATAATGAACCGGTCGCCACGCGGGTGAACGCATGGCGATCCACATGATTACTCCGGCGAGAGCGGCGAACACGGTGGCAAACGCCCAACTGGCGAATAATCGAGACATGTTGAGGGGGATGAACATGAGCAGCAGCACGATCACCCCCCGGCCTTCTTCTTTCCAACTCCACGGTGTGCGGGCCAGTTCTGCATCCGTTTTCATGGGGGAGTAGTCGTTACCGCGCTTGCCCTTGTGGCGCAATCTGAACCACCACACCAGTCCAATTGCCAACGCTAGAAGTAGCAGGATGAGCGCAGGTAGTGTGCCCTTCTGGGGCGAAGCGGCCGTGAATGCTGCGATCGCGGTCAATACAGCGACAGTTAGCCTGCCGCCAACGCTAGGTTGGGTAGCCGAACTGATACCGAGGAGCGTGGGTTTGTCCAAAGCCGCGGGAGAATTCATACCAGCGATCGTAACAATCGCGTTCCCGTTTCACACTGCCAACAGGCATGGTTCGCGCAGATGTATGACACAATAGAAAGCAGGTCAGCACCGTCCACAACGATGATGCGACGCAGTAGTGCCGGCCATAAAACTTAAATACACAGCTTTTACAAGGAGAATCGTGGCGAAAATCAGCCCGGAACTTGCAGCTCAGGCTGCCCAAATTAATACCGAGGAGTGGGGGGCCAAGGTGCGAGTCCACCTGCTGGCCAAGCAGCTGGGACTGCGCGCGTCCGAACTACTTCCACATATCGAATCTGCCGGTATCGAGGGCAAGAAGGTGCAGTCTTCCCTCACTAAGCAGGAAGCTGAAAGTGTTGTTGTGGCTTTGTCATCGGGGGATGACGCCACGTCGCAGCCGGAAACGCCTTCCGCGGGGAAGTCGGCGTCGAAGAAAGAAAAGGCAAACAAGCCCCAGCGGAAGAAAACGGCAACGAGGAAGAAAACTCAGGTTGCTGGTGCGAATGCTGCCGAAGCTGGCCGGGAGGACGTGGCGGACAAGCCTGAGAAGACGGAGCCGGTTTCGAAGCCTGAGACCATTGAAAAGGGTCAGGCGGAGCAGGTAGAGCCAGCCGAGCAGGCCGAACCACAGGATCAGTCAGGGCAGGAAGAGCAGAGCGAACAGACCAAGCAGGCCAAGCGGAGCAAGCGGGTCGAGCTGACCGAGCAGGCCGAACCACAGGATCAGTCAGGGCAGGAAGAGCAGAGCGAACAGACTACGCAGGCCGAGCAGAGCGAACAGACTACGCAGGCCGAGCAGACGGGTGGTGGCCAGGGTGGTGCATCGCAGCGGCGTCGTGCTCGCCGCAGGGTAGTGCGCCGCGTGATTGGACGTTCCGCAAACCAGAGCGCGCCCGCGAATGAAGGTGCCGCTGCGCAGACGGAAAACGCTGCGAGCGATAGTGCTGCTCGCGGTGGCGGTGCGGACGACAATGATGCGCAGAAAGCGGGGGCGAATCAGAGTGCTGCCAAGGATGACAAGCGAGCAGGCGCTCAGCGGCGGAAGTCTAAGAATGACCAAGCCGCTTCGACCCCTAAGCGTGTCGAGGAACTGCACCCTGCCGAGCGTGATGAATCCGACGTTGTGGATCAACCTGTTCGTCTGAAGGGGTCCACCCGTTTGGCATCTCAGCGTCAGTGGCGGCGCGAGAACCGCGAACGTACCCAGACTGTAAGTCGATCTGCGTTCTTGGCCCGTCGCGAATCCGTTGAGCGGAAGTTGGTGGTGCGTGATTCTCATCGCTCTGATCACCAAGGCCTGACTACTCAGGTTGGAGTGGTCGAAGACGGCATGCTGGTGGAACACTTCGTAACTAGTGAGACGCAGCAGTCGATGGTGGGCAACATCTACCTCGGCCGCGTACAGAACGTCCTGTCCAGCATGGAGGCCGCGTTCATCGACATTGGTACTGGCCGTAATGCTGTCCTGTATGCGGGCGAGATGAATTGGCACTCGCCCCACCTGCATTCCAAGAACCGCCGTATTGATTCGGCCTTGAAAGCGGGTGACCAGATCCTGGTGCAGGTCATTAAGGACCCAGTCGGGCATAAGGGCGCTCGGTTGAGCAACCGAGTGAGTTTCGCCGGGCGCTACTTGGTTTACTTCCCCGGAGGAACGACCGCGGGTATTTCCCGGAAGTTGCCTGAACCGGAGCGTAAGCGACTGAAAGACATCCTGGCCAATGTGATTCCCGGTGACGGCGGAGCCATTATCCGCACGGCAGCTGAGAATGTCCCTGAAGAACTAATCGGGGAGGACGTGGCACGCCTGCACTCCATCTGGGAAAAGGTCAGCAAGGAAGAAGTGAAAGCTCGCGACCGCAAGGGTGCGAAGCCGATCACGCTCTACGAAGAGCCAAACATGCTGGTCAAGGTTGTCCGTGACATCTTCAATGAGGATTTCAAGGAACTTGTCGTCGATGGCGCAAAGTCGTGGCAAGTGGTTCGTGACTATGTGTCACGCATGGCACCTGACTTGCAAGGTCGGCTCATCAAGTGGAATCCCGATAGGCACGAAGGCGAAGATGTTTTCGCCGCGATGAACCTAGACGAGCAGCTGACGAAGGCGCTGTCGCGGAAGGTATGGCTGCCATCCGGTGGGCACCTCATCATTGATCCGACCGAGGCCATGACGGTCATTGACGTTAACACGGGATCGTTTGTCGGCTCCGGTGGAAACCTCGAGGAAACGGTTACTCAGAACAACCTTGAAGCGGCCGAAGAGATCGTTCGCCAGATGCGCTTGCGTGACCTGGGCGGCATGATTGTCGTGGATTTCATCGACATGGTATTGGAAGAAAACCGGGACCTCGTGCTGCGTCGTCTGACCGAGTACCTTGGCCGGGACCGTACCCGTCACAAGGTCAGTGAAGTGACGTCGCTGGGCTTGGTGCAGATGACCCGTAAGCGTTTAGGTACCGGTTTGCTGGAGACCTTCTCCACGATCTGTACCGAATGCGACGGTCGCGGTGTGATCTTGCACGCTGATCCTGTGGAGCATGAGGAGGAAGAAGCGCCACGCCGCGATCACGGCCACCGGAAGGAACGCCAGCAAGCGCGACGTCAACAAGTCATGCGTGAAGGTACGGGCAAGCCACGTCGCGATGAATCCTCCCGTCGTGGTGACAAAGCACACCGTGACAACAACCAAGCTGGGTCCAGCTCGACTGAGGTGGGATCGCCCGCTGAGTTGGCATCTTCTGCGGAGCAGACCGAGTCGCGCAGTCACGATAAGGCCACATCTACCCGTCGAGTGCGCCGCCGTCGCGTTGTGCGTAGCGTGACGGGATCGCAGCCCGATACCGATGCGCGCAACGTTGATGAGGGCCTGACCCATCGTCGTCGCACCAAGGGCAACAACCTAGCCGATGACGGACAGGCAAAGACTAACCGTCGCCGGCGTGCAAATGACGTGGCTATCGACGACATCGCAGCATCCGCCTTGCGCAATGCAAAAGCTGAGGATCCAGATGAGCCATCGGGTGCTGACTACATGCCCAACGATGCGCATGGTGATGAGAGGGCTTCTCAGCGCATCGCGCGGAATAACCGAGGCAACCGGGGCAACCGCGATTACCGGGACAACCGAGGCAACCAGGGCAACCGCGATAACCGGGACAGCCGCGATAACCA containing:
- a CDS encoding Rne/Rng family ribonuclease, with the protein product MAKISPELAAQAAQINTEEWGAKVRVHLLAKQLGLRASELLPHIESAGIEGKKVQSSLTKQEAESVVVALSSGDDATSQPETPSAGKSASKKEKANKPQRKKTATRKKTQVAGANAAEAGREDVADKPEKTEPVSKPETIEKGQAEQVEPAEQAEPQDQSGQEEQSEQTKQAKRSKRVELTEQAEPQDQSGQEEQSEQTTQAEQSEQTTQAEQTGGGQGGASQRRRARRRVVRRVIGRSANQSAPANEGAAAQTENAASDSAARGGGADDNDAQKAGANQSAAKDDKRAGAQRRKSKNDQAASTPKRVEELHPAERDESDVVDQPVRLKGSTRLASQRQWRRENRERTQTVSRSAFLARRESVERKLVVRDSHRSDHQGLTTQVGVVEDGMLVEHFVTSETQQSMVGNIYLGRVQNVLSSMEAAFIDIGTGRNAVLYAGEMNWHSPHLHSKNRRIDSALKAGDQILVQVIKDPVGHKGARLSNRVSFAGRYLVYFPGGTTAGISRKLPEPERKRLKDILANVIPGDGGAIIRTAAENVPEELIGEDVARLHSIWEKVSKEEVKARDRKGAKPITLYEEPNMLVKVVRDIFNEDFKELVVDGAKSWQVVRDYVSRMAPDLQGRLIKWNPDRHEGEDVFAAMNLDEQLTKALSRKVWLPSGGHLIIDPTEAMTVIDVNTGSFVGSGGNLEETVTQNNLEAAEEIVRQMRLRDLGGMIVVDFIDMVLEENRDLVLRRLTEYLGRDRTRHKVSEVTSLGLVQMTRKRLGTGLLETFSTICTECDGRGVILHADPVEHEEEEAPRRDHGHRKERQQARRQQVMREGTGKPRRDESSRRGDKAHRDNNQAGSSSTEVGSPAELASSAEQTESRSHDKATSTRRVRRRRVVRSVTGSQPDTDARNVDEGLTHRRRTKGNNLADDGQAKTNRRRRANDVAIDDIAASALRNAKAEDPDEPSGADYMPNDAHGDERASQRIARNNRGNRGNRDYRDNRGNQGNRDNRDSRDNQDTQGNRDKDSEGVSASRRRRVRRVVRARHVNAANTLEQGQAPADRASSSTEHTDVTQSEATQSRESQSSDSRKQRTARGRHADSQTFEEAKAEFEASPRRKRQTRGNSRSDIAPQPEDFERTGAKDPGQGGRGWSNRTRDGRNQNNRNNRGHDGQGQVNRGTGQQLDSAAPRGGRGTRRVRRVVRKRT